The sequence TCAAGCTGGACGACATGAAGGAATCCAAGGTTGCGATGGTGTTCGGTCAGATGAACGAACCCCCGGGCAACCGCTTGCGCGTGGCGCTGACCGGCCTGACGATGGCCGAGAAGTTCCGCGACGAAGGCCGCGACATCCTCTTCTTCGTGGACAACATCTACCGCTACACGCTGGCCGGTACCGAAGTGTCCGCGCTGCTGGGCCGCATGCCTTCCGCCGTGGGCTACCAGCCGACGCTCGCCGAGGAAATGGGCAAGCTGCAGGAACGCATCACCTCGACCAAGGTGGGTTCGATCACCTCGATCCAGGCTGTGTACGTCCCTGCGGATGACTTGACCGACCCGTCGCCCGCGACGACCTTCCTGCACCTTGACTCGACCGTCGTGCTCTCGCGTGACGTCGCCTCGCTGGGCATCTACCCCGCAGTCGACCCGCTCGATTCCACCAGCCGCCAGCTCGATCCGCTGGTCGTGGGTGAAGAGCACTACTCGGTGGCGCGCCAGGTCCAGACGACGCTGCAAAAGTACAAGGAACTGCGCGACATCATCGCGATTCTCGGCATGGACGAACTGTCTCCCGAAGACAAGCTCGCTGTGGCCCGTGCGCGCAAGATCCAGCGCTTCCTGTCGCAGCCCTTCCACGTCGCGGAAGTCTTCACCGGTTCGCCGGGGAAGTATGTCCAGCTCAAGGAAACGATCAAGGGCTTCAAGATGATCGTTTCGGGCGAGTGCGATGCGCTGCCCGAGCAGGCCTTCTACATGGTCGGCGGCATCGAGGAAGCCTTCGAAAAGGCCAAGGGCCTGCAGTAAGGCTGGCACGCGTCGTCCTGTGACGGCGCGTCGCCTCATGCGGAGGAAAGCACATGGCAATGACCATTCATGTCGACGT is a genomic window of Niveibacterium sp. SC-1 containing:
- the atpD gene encoding F0F1 ATP synthase subunit beta, whose translation is MSQGTIVQCIGAVVDVQFPRESMPKVFEALKLDASEDNGLVESGLTLEVQQQLGDGVVRSIAMGSSDGVRRGMKVNTTGAAIQVPVGHGTLGRIMDVLGRPIDEVGPIEAEEYREIHQPAPKFDELSPSLELLETGIKVIDLMCPFAKGGKVGLFGGAGVGKTVTMLELINNIATQHSGLSVFAGVGERTREGNDFYHEMAEAGVIKLDDMKESKVAMVFGQMNEPPGNRLRVALTGLTMAEKFRDEGRDILFFVDNIYRYTLAGTEVSALLGRMPSAVGYQPTLAEEMGKLQERITSTKVGSITSIQAVYVPADDLTDPSPATTFLHLDSTVVLSRDVASLGIYPAVDPLDSTSRQLDPLVVGEEHYSVARQVQTTLQKYKELRDIIAILGMDELSPEDKLAVARARKIQRFLSQPFHVAEVFTGSPGKYVQLKETIKGFKMIVSGECDALPEQAFYMVGGIEEAFEKAKGLQ